In the genome of bacterium SCSIO 12827, the window CAGGGTGAAGATATCCTGCAGCACCTGACCGGGAAGGTCCGACTGGCTGCGCGCCATATAGCGTTTCAGGGCCTTGGTTTCAGCGTAGGCGACCCCGGCATCGGCGGCGACGGCCTTGGCGTCCTCGACCGTTTTCAGGCGTTCGGCCAATTGCTTGGCAAAGGCCAGGGCGGCGTCGCGCTTGCGTTCGGCCATGACGGCATCCTTGACCTGATCCTTGACCGTCTCGAAGGGGCGCACCGCCGGTTTGGTCACCTTATCCACGCGCAGCACGAAAAAGGCGTCGTCACCCATTTCGCGAAGGGTGGAATCGGTCCCTTCCTCGGTCTCGAAGGCGGAGGCGACGATGGCCTGGGCATTTTCCGGCAGGCCCGCCGCCGGCTTGCCGTCGGGGCCGTTGCCGGTGGAATCCAGGGCGGCGATTTTCACCGCCTTGATGTTCATGGCTTCGGCCACGGCTTCGATGGAAAGGCCTTTGCCCAGGTCGTCTTCCATGCGGTTGACCTGTGTGTAAAGCGCGTCGATGGCGCGTTCATGGGCGATCGTGGCGCGCAGCTTTTCCTTGACCTCGTCCAGGGTAGCGACGTGGGCGGGGGTGATCTCGCGCACCTTGACGATGTAGAACCCGATCCCGCCGGGGCCGGGCAGGGGGGCCGTCACGCCGCCAGCTGGTGTTGCGAAGGCCGCATCGGCGATTTCCGCAAGGACCTCGTCACGGGCCACGGTGCCCAAGTCCATGCCGGCTTCATCCATGCCGGCGAATTCCTTGGCGACATCGACGAAAGCCCGCCCTTCGGACAGCGCCTTGGCCGCTTTGTCGGCGGCCGCCTGATCGGGCAGAACCATCTGCGACAAGGTGCGTTTTTCCGGCGTGCCCAAGGTTTCCGCCTGTTCCTTGAAGGTCTTTTCCACATCGGCATCGGTCACGGCGGCGGCATCCGTCAAATCCTTGGCGCTGAGCACGGCCAAGGTCACGGCACGGTATTCCGGCGCGGTGAAGGGGGCCGGATTGGCCTTGTGATAGGCACGAAGTTCAAGTTCGGTCGGCTCGGTTGTGATCTGCGCCGCCGCGTCGGTCACGAACAGGGTTTCCGCGCTGCGGGTTTCCTCGCGGTAGCGATAGAAGGTTTCGGCCAGCACCTCAGGCGCCACGACACCGGCCTCGACCGTGTCGAGCAACTGGCCGCGGGCCAGTTCGCGGCGCGCGCGTTCCAGGAACTCCTGTTCGGTCAGGCCGAACTGGTAGAGCATATTCTGGAACTTCTGGCGGTCGAAACCGCCGGCACCCAGGTTGCTGCGGAACGCGTTGGAAGCGCGCACGGCATCACGCACGATGTTGTCGGACACGGCGATGTCCATGTCATTGGCGGCCTTGGTCAGCAGGATATCGTTGATCAATTGGCCCAGCACGGATTGCGGCAGGCCCAGAAGGCGCGCCGTTTCCGGCGTCAGCTGGCCGGCGAACCGGGGGTTGAGGCGCGCCATCTCGCGACGGACCTCGTTTTCCACGTCGCGGCGCGACAATTCCTTGCCGGCAATTTCGGCGACGGGCTGATCGTCGGGACGGAACTGGACCATGTCCCCGATGCCCCAGGCGCCGAAACTGATGACGAGCAGGCCGAGGATGATCTTGACGACGAGTGAGCCGGTCTTTTCGCGAATTTGACGGAGCATGGAAAATCCTTCTGGGTTGCGCCCTTCTCCTTGGGGCGGCGCATCATAGAGGGGGCACGGAATGCCCGCAACACCACTTGGACGCCGATTGCGGCGCTATTCGGGCGGCTTGCCGATTGGCTTGCCGGGGGGCCTGTGTTAGAGGAGGCACAGCAAGAGAAACCATCCGATACATCCAATACATCCAATACATAGGTGTGACATGAGCCAAGGGCGGACGCCGCTGATCGCGGGCAACTGGAAAATGAACGGCGGACTGGACGAGGTCGATTCCCTGGCCGGCGAGCTGGCCCGGCGCATGACCGCACTGGACGGACCGCCCGCGTTCGATATGGCGCTGTGCCCGCCGTTTCCGCTGCTGCCCATGATCGCCGCCCGAATCGAGGAAAGCGGCCTGGCGTTGGGCGCCCAGGATTGTCATGGCAAAGAGCAGGGGGCCCATACAGGCGACGTCAGCGCGACACTGCTGGCCCAGGTCGGCTGCAGCTTCGTCATCGTCGGCCATTCTGAGCGGCGCACGGACCATCATGAAACCGACGCCCAGATTGTGGAAAAGGCCCGGGCGGCGCAGGCGGCGGGGCTGTGCGCCATCGTCTGCGTCGGTGAGACTGAAGCCGAACGCGACGCCGGCCGCGCCGCCGAGGTCGTGGTCGGCCAGGTCGCGGGATCCGTCCCGGAAGGATCAAACCCGGATAATCTGGTCATCGCCTACGAGCCCGTGTGGGCGATCGGCACGGGCAAGACCGCGACGCCCGGGGATGCTCAGGAAATGCATGCGGCGATCCGCGCATCGCTGGCCGATCGGTTCGGTGCGGACGTGGCGGCAGGGGTGCGTATTCTCTATGGCGGATCGATGAAGCCAGGCAACGCGGCGGAGCTTCTGGCCCTGGCCGACGTCGACGGCGGGCTGATCGGCGGGGCCGCGCTTAAGGCCGATGATTTCTGGGCGATTGCCCAGGCCGTGGCGTAAGCGCGCAAAACGCCCTGGTAATCGGCCTTGCAACGCAGTAAAACGCGGCCCAACTGATTGGGGTCGGTGCGCGGGGCGACTGCGCACGGCCCGTTTGGAAGGAAGTTCGATGCAAAACGTGATCCTGGTCATTCACCTGCTGCTGGCCATCGGCCTCGTCGGCGTGGTGCTGTTGCAGCGCTCCGAAGGCGGCGGCCTGGGCATTGGCGGCAGCGGCGGTGGCGGCGGCATGGGCGGTTTCATGACTGGGCGCGCCACGGCGGACCTGTTGACCCGCACCACGGCGATCCTGGCGACCGCGTTTATGATCACCTCGCTTATGTTGGCGATCATCGCCGCCCACGACCGTAAGGCGGCGACGGGGTCGATTCTCGACCAGCCGGCCCAGACGGCGCCCGCATCGAGCGAACCCGCGGCCCCTGCAGCCCCGATTGCCAAGTAGGGAAATGGCAGGAATCCGCGACTCCCGGAACATCGATCAGAGGCGGGGAATTTCCCGCCTCTTTTCTTTTTGCCCCACCAACCGTCAGTGTATTGTGTAGGCCCATGACGCGGTTCATCTTCATCACCGGCGGCGTGGTCTCTTCCCTTGGAAAAGGACTGGCATCGGCGGCTCTCGGGGCCTTGCTGCAGGCGAACGGATTCAAGGTCCGTTTGCGCAAGCTGGATCCCTATCTGAACGTTGATCCAGGGACCATGAGCCCCTATCAGCACGGCGAGGTCTATGTCACCGACGACGGGGCGGAGACAGACCTCGACCTCGGCCATTATGAGCGCTTC includes:
- a CDS encoding SurA N-terminal domain-containing protein: MLRQIREKTGSLVVKIILGLLVISFGAWGIGDMVQFRPDDQPVAEIAGKELSRRDVENEVRREMARLNPRFAGQLTPETARLLGLPQSVLGQLINDILLTKAANDMDIAVSDNIVRDAVRASNAFRSNLGAGGFDRQKFQNMLYQFGLTEQEFLERARRELARGQLLDTVEAGVVAPEVLAETFYRYREETRSAETLFVTDAAAQITTEPTELELRAYHKANPAPFTAPEYRAVTLAVLSAKDLTDAAAVTDADVEKTFKEQAETLGTPEKRTLSQMVLPDQAAADKAAKALSEGRAFVDVAKEFAGMDEAGMDLGTVARDEVLAEIADAAFATPAGGVTAPLPGPGGIGFYIVKVREITPAHVATLDEVKEKLRATIAHERAIDALYTQVNRMEDDLGKGLSIEAVAEAMNIKAVKIAALDSTGNGPDGKPAAGLPENAQAIVASAFETEEGTDSTLREMGDDAFFVLRVDKVTKPAVRPFETVKDQVKDAVMAERKRDAALAFAKQLAERLKTVEDAKAVAADAGVAYAETKALKRYMARSQSDLPGQVLQDIFTLNMGEAKVTRADGGYFIARLKSITQADPAADKTGVDTMRQELTSVLKDDLVTQLAGALRKDLGVTVHQDVLNQILNPGATPAAAN
- the tpiA gene encoding triose-phosphate isomerase, with protein sequence MSQGRTPLIAGNWKMNGGLDEVDSLAGELARRMTALDGPPAFDMALCPPFPLLPMIAARIEESGLALGAQDCHGKEQGAHTGDVSATLLAQVGCSFVIVGHSERRTDHHETDAQIVEKARAAQAAGLCAIVCVGETEAERDAGRAAEVVVGQVAGSVPEGSNPDNLVIAYEPVWAIGTGKTATPGDAQEMHAAIRASLADRFGADVAAGVRILYGGSMKPGNAAELLALADVDGGLIGGAALKADDFWAIAQAVA
- the secG gene encoding preprotein translocase subunit SecG → MQNVILVIHLLLAIGLVGVVLLQRSEGGGLGIGGSGGGGGMGGFMTGRATADLLTRTTAILATAFMITSLMLAIIAAHDRKAATGSILDQPAQTAPASSEPAAPAAPIAK